The following proteins are co-located in the Pseudomonas antarctica genome:
- the lepB gene encoding signal peptidase I, with protein MSLNFPLLLVIAVAVCGLLALLDLVFFAPRRRAAIASYQGSVSQPDVVVIEKLNKEPLLVEYGKSFFPVLFIVLVLRSFLVEPFQIPSGSMKPTLDVGDFILVNKFSYGIRLPVIDKKVIPVGDPQRGDVMVFRYPSDPNVNYIKRVVGLPGDVIRYTSDKRLFVNGESVAEKLIGAEPNTLGSAELYQEKLGAVEHQIRKEMSRYRSPPDTEWKVPAGHYFMMGDNRDNSNDSRYWDDPNIPKDLLGMVPDENIVGKAFAVWMSWPEPKLSHLPNFSRVGLIK; from the coding sequence ATGTCACTAAATTTCCCGCTGTTGCTGGTCATCGCCGTTGCCGTTTGCGGTCTCCTGGCGTTGCTCGATCTGGTGTTCTTCGCCCCGCGTCGGCGGGCGGCTATCGCGTCCTATCAGGGCAGCGTCAGCCAGCCCGATGTCGTGGTGATCGAGAAGCTGAACAAAGAGCCTCTGCTGGTTGAATACGGCAAATCGTTCTTTCCCGTGTTGTTCATCGTACTGGTGCTGCGGTCGTTTCTGGTGGAGCCGTTTCAGATCCCTTCGGGGTCGATGAAACCTACCCTGGACGTCGGTGACTTCATCCTGGTGAACAAGTTTTCCTACGGGATCCGCCTGCCGGTCATCGACAAGAAAGTCATCCCGGTCGGTGATCCGCAGCGCGGCGATGTGATGGTGTTCCGCTACCCTAGCGACCCGAACGTCAATTACATCAAGCGCGTAGTAGGCCTGCCGGGCGACGTGATTCGCTACACCAGCGACAAGCGTCTGTTCGTCAACGGGGAATCGGTGGCCGAGAAGTTGATCGGTGCCGAGCCGAACACCCTGGGCAGTGCCGAGTTGTACCAGGAAAAACTCGGGGCTGTAGAGCACCAGATCCGCAAGGAAATGAGCCGCTACCGTTCGCCGCCTGACACCGAATGGAAAGTGCCGGCCGGGCACTACTTCATGATGGGCGACAACCGCGACAACTCCAATGACAGCCGCTACTGGGATGACCCCAACATTCCCAAGGACCTGCTGGGCATGGTTCCCGACGAGAACATTGTCGGCAAGGCCTTTGCCGTATGGATGAGCTGGCCGGAACCCAAACTCAGCCACCTGCCGAACTTCTCGCGGGTCGGGCTGATCAAGTAA
- the rnc gene encoding ribonuclease III, which translates to MSVSLSRLERQLGYTFKDQELMVLALTHRSFAGRNNERLEFLGDAILNFAAGEALFERFPQAREGQLSRLRARLVKGETLAVLARGFGLGEYLRLGSGELKSGGFRRESILADALEALIGAIYLDAGMETAKERVVAWLASEIESLTLVDTNKDPKTRLQEYLQSRGCELPRYEVVDIQGEPHCRVFFVECEITLLNEKSRGQGVSRRIAEQVAAAAALIALGVENGHD; encoded by the coding sequence GTGAGCGTTTCTCTAAGCCGTCTCGAGCGTCAGCTCGGCTACACCTTCAAGGACCAGGAATTGATGGTCCTTGCCCTCACACACCGCAGTTTTGCCGGGCGTAATAACGAACGCCTGGAGTTTCTCGGTGATGCCATCCTTAACTTTGCCGCCGGTGAGGCGCTGTTCGAGCGTTTCCCTCAAGCGCGCGAAGGTCAGCTGTCACGCCTGCGCGCGCGCCTGGTCAAAGGCGAGACCCTGGCCGTGCTGGCCCGTGGTTTCGGCCTGGGCGAGTACCTGCGCCTGGGCTCGGGTGAGCTGAAAAGCGGTGGCTTCCGTCGCGAGTCGATCCTGGCCGATGCCCTTGAAGCGTTGATCGGTGCGATCTACCTCGATGCGGGTATGGAGACGGCCAAGGAGCGCGTGGTTGCCTGGCTGGCTTCGGAGATCGAAAGCCTGACGCTGGTCGACACCAATAAAGATCCCAAGACCCGCCTGCAGGAATACCTGCAGTCGCGCGGTTGCGAACTGCCACGCTACGAAGTGGTGGATATCCAGGGTGAGCCGCATTGCCGCGTATTTTTCGTGGAATGTGAGATCACCTTATTGAATGAAAAAAGCCGAGGTCAGGGTGTGAGCCGTCGTATTGCCGAACAGGTAGCGGCCGCTGCAGCACTGATTGCCCTGGGCGTGGAGAATGGCCATGACTGA
- the era gene encoding GTPase Era: MTDSTATRCGYVAIVGRPNVGKSTLLNHILGQKLAITSRKPQTTRHNMLGIKTEGTVQAVYVDTPGMHKGGEKALNRYMNKTASAALKDVDVVIFVVDRTKWTDEDQMVLERVQYVTGPLIVALNKTDRIEDKAELMPHLSWLQEQLPNAQIMPISAQHGHNLDALERVIAEHLPENEHFFPEDQITDRSSRFLAAELVREKIMRQMGAELPYQITVEIEEFKQQGKTLHIHALILVERDGQKKIIIGDKGERIKRIGTEARKDMELLFDSKIMLNLWVKVKGGWSDDERALRSLGYGDL; this comes from the coding sequence ATGACTGATTCAACCGCAACACGCTGTGGCTATGTTGCCATCGTCGGCCGCCCGAACGTGGGCAAGTCCACGCTGCTGAACCACATCCTGGGCCAAAAGCTGGCGATCACCTCGCGCAAGCCGCAGACCACCCGCCACAACATGCTGGGCATCAAGACCGAAGGCACCGTGCAAGCGGTGTATGTCGATACCCCGGGCATGCACAAAGGCGGCGAAAAGGCCCTCAACCGTTACATGAACAAGACCGCTTCGGCGGCGTTGAAAGACGTCGACGTGGTGATATTCGTGGTCGACCGCACCAAGTGGACCGACGAAGACCAGATGGTTCTGGAACGTGTGCAGTACGTCACCGGCCCCTTGATCGTCGCGCTGAACAAGACCGACCGTATCGAGGACAAAGCCGAGCTGATGCCGCACCTGAGCTGGCTGCAGGAACAACTGCCGAACGCCCAGATCATGCCGATCTCGGCCCAGCACGGCCACAACCTCGACGCCCTGGAACGTGTGATCGCCGAGCACCTGCCGGAGAACGAGCACTTCTTCCCGGAAGACCAGATCACCGACCGCAGCAGCCGTTTCCTCGCCGCCGAACTGGTACGCGAGAAAATCATGCGCCAGATGGGCGCCGAGCTGCCGTACCAGATCACCGTTGAAATCGAAGAGTTCAAGCAGCAGGGCAAAACCCTGCATATCCACGCGCTGATCCTCGTCGAACGTGACGGCCAGAAAAAAATCATCATTGGCGACAAGGGCGAGCGCATCAAGCGCATCGGCACCGAAGCGCGCAAGGACATGGAATTGCTGTTCGATTCCAAGATCATGCTTAACCTGTGGGTGAAGGTTAAAGGTGGTTGGTCTGATGATGAGCGCGCGTTGCGTTCGTTGGGCTACGGCGACCTGTAA
- the recO gene encoding DNA repair protein RecO: MSQSPPPSQPAYVLHSRAYRETSALVDFITPQGRLRAVLRSARGKTGTLARPFVALDVEFRGKGELKNVGRLESVGNSAWLNGEALFSGLYLNELLIRLLPAEDPHPAVFDHYAATLIALAEGRPLEPLLRAFEWRLLDDLGYGFELSNDLHGDPIAADGMYRLQVDAGLERVYLLQPGLFQGTELLAMSEADWTAPGALSAAKRLMRQALAVHLGGRPLVSRELFRKP; this comes from the coding sequence ATGTCCCAATCCCCACCCCCCAGCCAACCCGCCTACGTCCTGCATAGCCGCGCCTACCGCGAGACCAGCGCCCTGGTGGACTTCATCACGCCCCAAGGTCGCCTGCGCGCGGTATTACGCAGCGCACGGGGCAAGACGGGTACGCTGGCTCGGCCGTTCGTGGCCCTGGACGTGGAGTTTCGTGGCAAGGGCGAGCTGAAAAACGTTGGCCGGCTGGAAAGCGTCGGCAACTCCGCCTGGCTCAATGGCGAGGCGCTGTTCAGTGGCCTCTACCTCAACGAGCTGCTGATCCGCCTGCTGCCCGCCGAAGACCCGCATCCGGCGGTCTTCGATCACTACGCCGCCACCCTGATAGCCCTGGCCGAAGGCCGCCCCCTCGAACCGCTGCTGCGCGCCTTCGAATGGCGCCTGCTTGACGACCTCGGCTACGGCTTTGAACTGAGCAACGACCTGCACGGCGACCCCATCGCCGCCGACGGCATGTACCGCCTGCAAGTCGATGCCGGCCTTGAACGCGTCTACCTGCTGCAACCGGGCCTGTTCCAGGGCACCGAGCTGTTGGCCATGAGCGAAGCTGACTGGACCGCGCCAGGTGCCTTGTCCGCCGCCAAGCGTTTGATGCGCCAGGCGCTGGCCGTGCATTTGGGTGGACGGCCGCTGGTCAGTCGCGAGTTGTTTCGAAAGCCCTGA
- the pdxJ gene encoding pyridoxine 5'-phosphate synthase: MTTSNRILLGVNIDHVATLRQARGTRYPDPVKAALDAEEAGADGITVHLREDRRHIQERDVLLLKDVLQTRMNFEMGVTEEMMAFAERIRPAHICLVPETRQELTTEGGLDVAGQEARIKAAVERLSKIGSEVSLFIDADERQIEASRRVGAPAIELHTGRYADATTPTEVADELQRIIEGVKCGLNEGLIVNAGHGLHYHNVEAVAAIKGINELNIGHALVAHALFVGFKGAVAEMKALILAAAKH, translated from the coding sequence GTGACCACCAGCAATCGCATTCTTCTTGGCGTCAACATCGACCACGTCGCTACCCTGCGCCAGGCCCGGGGCACCCGTTACCCTGACCCGGTCAAGGCTGCGCTGGACGCCGAAGAAGCGGGCGCCGATGGCATCACCGTGCACCTGCGCGAAGACCGCCGCCACATCCAGGAGCGCGACGTGCTGCTGCTCAAGGACGTGCTGCAAACCCGCATGAACTTCGAGATGGGCGTGACCGAAGAAATGATGGCGTTCGCCGAGCGCATTCGCCCGGCGCATATCTGCCTGGTACCGGAAACCCGCCAGGAACTGACCACCGAAGGCGGCCTCGATGTGGCCGGCCAGGAAGCGCGGATCAAGGCTGCGGTGGAGCGCCTGTCGAAGATCGGCAGCGAAGTGTCGCTGTTCATCGACGCCGACGAGCGCCAGATAGAAGCCTCGCGTCGTGTCGGCGCGCCGGCCATTGAACTGCACACCGGCCGTTACGCCGATGCCACCACGCCGACCGAAGTCGCTGACGAGCTGCAGCGCATCATCGAGGGCGTAAAGTGCGGCCTGAATGAGGGTCTGATCGTCAATGCGGGCCATGGCCTGCACTACCACAACGTGGAAGCGGTGGCCGCGATCAAGGGCATCAACGAACTGAACATCGGCCACGCCTTGGTGGCCCATGCACTGTTCGTCGGTTTCAAAGGCGCGGTCGCCGAGATGAAAGCCCTGATCCTTGCCGCCGCCAAGCATTAA
- a CDS encoding multicopper oxidase family protein, giving the protein MSRSFSRRQILGGLAGLAVVGVGAGGAYRYWLGKVAEAEAGHDYELIAAPLDVELVPGHTTQAWAFGPSAPGTELRVRQGEWLRVRFINHLPVATTIHWHGIRLPLEMDGVPYVSQLPVLPGEYFDYKFRVPDAGSYWYHPHVNSSEELGRGLVGPLIIEEREPTGFKHERTLSLKSWHVDEEGAFVAFSVPREAARGGTAGRLSTINGVSQAVIDLPAGQITRVRLLNLDNTLTYRLNIPDVEAQIYALDGNPIEPRPLGKEYWLGPGMRICLAIKAPPAGEELSIRNGPVRLGTFRSVANTDAPTEWPPALPANPIAEPDLANAEKLNFNFEWVGTVSVDDGKPPSLWQINGKAWDITDKTCADRPIAKLEKGKSYIFELKNMTQYQHPIHLHGMSFKVIASNRHKVIPYFTDTYLLGKNERARVALVADNPGVWMFHCHVIDHMETGLMAAIEVA; this is encoded by the coding sequence GTGTCCCGATCCTTTTCCCGTCGACAAATCCTGGGTGGCCTTGCAGGCCTGGCCGTAGTGGGCGTCGGTGCCGGTGGCGCCTATCGCTACTGGCTGGGGAAGGTTGCCGAGGCTGAAGCGGGGCACGATTACGAGCTGATCGCGGCGCCGCTGGACGTGGAACTGGTGCCAGGGCACACAACCCAGGCCTGGGCATTCGGCCCCTCCGCGCCAGGCACCGAGTTGCGCGTGCGCCAGGGCGAATGGCTGCGGGTGCGCTTTATCAACCACCTGCCGGTTGCCACCACCATCCACTGGCATGGCATCCGCCTGCCGCTGGAAATGGACGGCGTGCCTTACGTCTCGCAGTTGCCGGTGTTGCCTGGCGAATACTTCGACTACAAATTCCGCGTGCCGGACGCCGGCAGCTACTGGTATCACCCCCACGTGAACAGCAGCGAAGAGCTCGGCCGTGGCCTGGTTGGCCCGCTGATCATCGAAGAGCGCGAGCCGACCGGTTTCAAGCACGAACGCACCCTGAGCCTGAAAAGCTGGCACGTGGACGAAGAGGGCGCTTTCGTCGCCTTCAGCGTGCCTCGCGAGGCAGCACGTGGCGGCACGGCCGGGCGGCTGTCGACGATCAATGGCGTGTCCCAGGCGGTGATTGATTTGCCGGCGGGGCAGATCACCCGCGTGCGGTTGCTCAACCTCGACAACACCCTGACCTACCGCCTCAACATTCCTGATGTCGAAGCACAAATCTACGCGCTGGACGGCAACCCTATCGAACCACGCCCATTGGGCAAGGAATATTGGCTGGGCCCGGGCATGCGCATCTGCCTGGCGATCAAGGCACCGCCTGCGGGTGAGGAGTTGTCGATCCGCAACGGCCCCGTGCGTCTGGGCACCTTTCGCTCGGTGGCCAATACCGACGCGCCCACCGAATGGCCACCGGCGTTGCCCGCCAACCCGATTGCCGAGCCGGACCTGGCCAACGCCGAGAAACTCAACTTCAATTTCGAGTGGGTCGGCACGGTGTCGGTGGATGACGGCAAGCCGCCAAGCCTGTGGCAGATCAACGGCAAGGCCTGGGACATCACCGACAAGACCTGCGCCGACCGCCCGATCGCCAAACTGGAGAAGGGCAAGAGCTACATTTTCGAATTGAAGAACATGACCCAATACCAACACCCGATCCACCTGCATGGCATGAGCTTCAAAGTGATCGCGTCGAACCGCCACAAGGTGATTCCGTACTTCACCGACACCTACCTGCTGGGCAAGAATGAACGTGCCCGCGTGGCGTTGGTGGCCGATAATCCGGGGGTGTGGATGTTCCATTGCCACGTAATCGACCACATGGAAACCGGCCTGATGGCCGCCATCGAGGTGGCGTGA
- the tadA gene encoding tRNA adenosine(34) deaminase TadA — protein sequence MRQIRPAAIIDRSRDQDFMREALALAAQGAALGEVPVGAVLVQDGEIIGRGFNCPISGNDPSAHAEMVAIRAAAQAISNYRLVGSTLYVTLEPCSMCAGLIVHSRIARVVYGALEPKAGIVQSQGQFFTQGFLNHRVLFEGGVLAEECGTVLSEFFKARRAKPTL from the coding sequence ATGCGCCAGATTCGCCCCGCCGCGATTATCGACCGCAGCCGCGACCAGGACTTTATGCGCGAAGCCCTGGCCCTTGCGGCCCAAGGCGCGGCACTTGGCGAAGTGCCGGTGGGTGCCGTGCTGGTGCAGGACGGTGAAATCATCGGCCGAGGCTTCAACTGCCCGATCAGCGGCAACGACCCCAGCGCCCACGCCGAGATGGTCGCCATTCGCGCCGCTGCGCAAGCGATCAGCAACTATCGGCTGGTGGGCAGTACGCTGTATGTGACCCTGGAGCCGTGCAGCATGTGCGCGGGCCTGATCGTACATTCACGCATCGCGCGAGTGGTGTACGGCGCGCTGGAGCCCAAGGCCGGCATCGTGCAAAGCCAGGGCCAGTTTTTTACCCAGGGGTTTCTCAACCATCGGGTGTTGTTTGAAGGCGGGGTGTTGGCTGAGGAGTGCGGGACGGTGTTGAGTGAGTTCTTCAAGGCTCGTCGAGCCAAACCCACGCTCTAA
- the cmoB gene encoding tRNA 5-methoxyuridine(34)/uridine 5-oxyacetic acid(34) synthase CmoB — protein sequence MIDLSPLARHLVGTPLAVWAQGLQAQLDSKMEKGHGDLERWQSALDALPQIQPSQVDLLNGLTLDTDCDDATRAQMHTALMGLSPWRKGPFNLFGVHVDTEWRSDWKWSRVAPHLDLKGKRILDVGCGNGYYMWRMLGAGADSVIGVDPNWLFFCQFQAVQRYLNAPKAWHLPFPFEDLPSNLEGFDTVFSMGVFYHRRSPIEHLLALKDTLVKGGELVLETLVVEGDQQQVLVPEDRYAQMRNVWFLPSVPALMLWLRRAGFSDVRCVDVSVTTVEEQRGTEWMKFQSLSDFLDPDDHSKTIEGLPAPMRAVIIARK from the coding sequence ATGATTGATCTGTCCCCTCTCGCCCGCCATTTGGTCGGCACTCCCCTGGCCGTGTGGGCCCAGGGCCTGCAAGCGCAACTCGATAGCAAAATGGAAAAGGGTCATGGCGACCTCGAACGCTGGCAGAGTGCGTTGGATGCGCTACCGCAGATCCAGCCCAGCCAAGTCGATTTGCTCAATGGCCTGACCCTTGATACCGATTGCGACGACGCCACTCGCGCGCAAATGCACACCGCGCTGATGGGCCTGAGCCCGTGGCGCAAAGGCCCGTTCAACCTGTTCGGCGTGCATGTGGACACCGAATGGCGTTCGGACTGGAAGTGGTCGCGGGTTGCACCGCACCTGGATTTGAAGGGCAAGCGCATCCTCGATGTGGGCTGCGGCAACGGCTACTACATGTGGCGCATGCTCGGCGCCGGGGCCGACAGTGTGATAGGCGTCGACCCGAACTGGCTGTTTTTCTGCCAGTTCCAGGCCGTGCAGCGCTACCTGAACGCGCCAAAGGCCTGGCACTTGCCGTTCCCGTTTGAAGACCTGCCGTCGAACCTGGAAGGCTTCGACACGGTGTTTTCCATGGGCGTGTTCTACCATCGTCGTTCGCCCATTGAGCACTTGCTGGCGCTCAAGGACACCTTGGTCAAAGGCGGCGAGTTGGTCCTGGAAACCTTGGTAGTCGAAGGCGATCAGCAGCAGGTGCTGGTGCCGGAAGACCGTTATGCGCAAATGCGCAACGTGTGGTTCCTGCCGTCGGTGCCGGCGCTGATGCTGTGGCTGCGGCGGGCGGGTTTCAGTGATGTGCGCTGCGTGGACGTGAGCGTAACCACGGTCGAGGAGCAGCGTGGGACTGAATGGATGAAATTTCAGTCGCTGAGTGATTTCCTGGATCCGGATGATCACAGCAAGACGATTGAAGGGCTGCCGGCGCCGATGCGCGCGGTGATTATCGCCAGGAAGTAA
- the cmoA gene encoding carboxy-S-adenosyl-L-methionine synthase CmoA, whose product MSKEPDRLFAQPLPQVPDFAFNEDVVRVFPDMIKRSVPGYPTIVENLGVLAAQFAQPNSVLYDLGSSLGAVTQALRRHVRTDGCRVIAVDNSAAMVERCREYLNGQDSMFQELLPVEVVEGDILALQFQPASVVALNFTLQFIAPDERLALLGRIRQSLLPGGALILSEKLRFNDPEEHTLLTDLHIAFKRANGYSELEIAQKRSAIENVMKPDSLEEHRERLLAAGFSKVVPWFQCLNFASLIALP is encoded by the coding sequence GTGAGCAAAGAACCCGATCGCCTATTCGCCCAGCCCCTGCCCCAGGTGCCGGACTTCGCCTTTAACGAGGACGTGGTACGGGTGTTCCCGGACATGATCAAGCGTTCGGTGCCGGGTTACCCGACCATCGTCGAGAACCTCGGCGTGCTCGCGGCGCAATTTGCCCAACCCAACAGCGTGCTCTACGACCTGGGCTCGTCGCTCGGCGCGGTGACCCAAGCCTTGCGCCGCCATGTGCGCACCGACGGCTGCCGGGTCATCGCAGTGGATAACTCGGCGGCGATGGTCGAGCGCTGCCGCGAATACCTCAATGGCCAGGACTCGATGTTCCAGGAGTTGCTGCCGGTCGAGGTGGTCGAGGGCGATATCCTCGCGCTGCAGTTCCAGCCGGCCTCGGTGGTGGCGCTGAACTTCACCCTGCAATTTATTGCCCCCGATGAACGCCTGGCCTTGCTCGGTCGTATCCGCCAGTCGCTACTGCCAGGCGGAGCGTTGATCCTCTCGGAAAAGCTGCGCTTCAATGACCCTGAAGAACACACGCTGCTCACCGACCTGCACATCGCGTTCAAACGCGCCAACGGCTACAGCGAACTGGAAATTGCCCAGAAGCGCAGCGCCATCGAAAACGTCATGAAGCCCGACAGCCTCGAAGAACACCGTGAACGCCTGCTGGCGGCCGGGTTCTCGAAAGTCGTGCCGTGGTTCCAGTGTCTTAACTTTGCCTCGTTGATTGCCTTGCCATGA
- a CDS encoding lysoplasmalogenase, whose product MPWLILALMGAGTFIYGLTTHAALLCLLVKPLPVLALLGWLHDAPPTDYRRWISLGLIFSLVGDVLLAWPGDLFIFGLGAFLFAHLAYLKAYFSDCRRLAVLPLVLALGVGAILLGILISHGLGDLLIPVVVYALVISAMLWRALARLGSDVPKRSALLAAAGAVSFVFSDTLIGINRFVLAFEAAPYLLIITYWLGQWGITASAFHQTTRAHEGQLG is encoded by the coding sequence ATGCCATGGCTGATTCTTGCGTTGATGGGCGCCGGTACCTTTATCTACGGGCTGACCACCCATGCGGCGTTGCTGTGCCTGCTGGTCAAACCCCTGCCGGTACTCGCGCTGCTGGGTTGGCTGCATGATGCGCCGCCCACCGACTATCGTCGCTGGATCAGCCTGGGGCTGATTTTTTCCCTGGTGGGCGATGTCTTGCTGGCCTGGCCGGGTGACCTGTTTATCTTCGGCCTTGGTGCCTTCCTGTTCGCACACCTGGCGTATTTGAAAGCCTATTTCAGCGATTGCCGTCGCCTGGCGGTGTTGCCCTTGGTGTTGGCGCTGGGCGTGGGCGCGATCCTGCTGGGCATCCTGATTTCCCATGGCCTTGGCGACTTGCTGATTCCAGTCGTGGTGTATGCCTTGGTGATCAGCGCCATGCTCTGGCGTGCGCTGGCGCGGCTGGGCAGTGACGTGCCAAAACGTTCGGCGCTGCTGGCGGCAGCGGGCGCGGTGTCGTTCGTGTTTTCCGACACGCTGATCGGCATCAATCGGTTTGTGCTGGCGTTCGAAGCGGCACCGTATTTGTTGATCATCACGTATTGGCTGGGCCAGTGGGGCATCACCGCTTCTGCTTTCCATCAGACAACCCGCGCACACGAGGGCCAACTTGGCTAA
- a CDS encoding protease inhibitor I42 family protein, with protein sequence MTAARLLLPLSLALLGACASAPKQNVTVDNQSACPLQLKTGQNLILTLPSNPTTGYRWAIQDSAGGVLRALSPEVYSSTESGVIGGGGHSTWRFQAFAAGQGRLRLTSQQPWEPEAEPAETFDCAITVN encoded by the coding sequence ATGACCGCTGCCCGCCTGCTTCTCCCCTTGAGCCTTGCCCTGCTGGGCGCCTGCGCCAGTGCCCCCAAGCAAAACGTCACAGTGGACAACCAGAGCGCCTGCCCGCTCCAGCTTAAAACCGGGCAAAACCTGATCCTCACCTTGCCGAGCAACCCTACCACCGGCTACCGCTGGGCCATCCAGGATTCCGCCGGCGGTGTGCTGCGCGCCTTGAGCCCGGAGGTCTACAGCAGCACGGAATCCGGCGTGATAGGCGGCGGCGGCCATTCCACCTGGCGCTTCCAGGCCTTCGCGGCCGGCCAGGGCCGTTTGCGCCTGACCTCCCAGCAACCATGGGAGCCGGAAGCCGAGCCTGCCGAAACCTTCGACTGCGCCATCACGGTGAACTGA